The proteins below come from a single Flavobacterium lindanitolerans genomic window:
- a CDS encoding VOC family protein, whose protein sequence is MITGLYETHIQVSNLTKAVQFYTETLGLQLAHYDETRPIAFLWIGEGKKAMLGLWEQKESLQTRHFAFTCDIEFILQQSEGFLKNNQLQPYNFLKNGSSEPMVFAWMPALAIYFNDPDGNQLEFISLLEGNGQPELGVLSYDRWLELKK, encoded by the coding sequence ATGATAACCGGACTATACGAAACCCATATTCAAGTCAGTAACCTGACAAAAGCAGTCCAATTTTATACCGAAACACTGGGATTACAATTGGCTCATTATGATGAAACCAGACCCATAGCCTTCCTTTGGATTGGTGAAGGAAAAAAAGCCATGCTGGGACTTTGGGAGCAAAAGGAATCTTTACAGACACGACATTTTGCTTTTACCTGTGATATTGAATTTATATTACAACAGTCAGAGGGCTTTTTAAAGAACAACCAGCTCCAGCCTTATAATTTCCTTAAAAACGGCTCATCAGAACCTATGGTTTTTGCCTGGATGCCGGCACTGGCTATTTATTTCAATGACCCTGACGGAAACCAATTGGAATTCATATCGCTTCTGGAAGGAAACGGACAGCCTGAATTAGGAGTTTTGTCGTATGATAGATGGCTGGAATTGAAGAAATAA
- a CDS encoding AMP-dependent synthetase/ligase, with product MNKITRLFDFPYHQQEKYSIPDSLVTKYDGEWVKTSTDEYISKANAISRALLRMGVQKDDKIAVISSNNRTEWHIVDIGILQTGAQNVPIYPTISEEDYEYILNHSGSIYCIVSDEEVLKKVNAIKNNVPNLKEVFCFNTISGCKNWTELLELGKDESNQSEVEARKETVTTEDLATIIYTSGTTGKPKGVMLSHKNIVSNVLGSEKRIPFQAGKSKALSFLPICHIFERMVVYLYQYYGVGIYFAESIDKLSDNLKETRPHVMTAVPRLLEKVYDKIYAKGAELTGIKKKLFFWAIELGLKFEPYGKNGWWYEFQLGIARKLIFSKWKEGLGNNLELMVSGSAALQPRLARVFAAAQIPVMEGYGLTETSPVIAVNDMRNHGFKIGTVGKVIDNVEVKIAEDGEILCKGPNVMMGYYKDPEKTAEAVKDGYFYTGDIGLIDKDGFLKITDRKKEMFKTSGGKYIAPQLIENAMKQSRFIGEIMVIGDGEKMPGAFIQPDFDFVKQWAAKKGLSIGSTNKEIVANEEVKKRFQEEVDDINKKFGHWEMIKRFELTPEVWSIDGGELTPTLKLKRKNVKEKYQNLYDKIYRDA from the coding sequence ATGAACAAAATAACACGCTTGTTTGATTTTCCTTACCATCAACAGGAAAAATACAGCATTCCCGATTCGTTGGTTACAAAGTATGATGGAGAATGGGTGAAGACTTCTACTGACGAATATATTTCAAAAGCAAACGCCATTTCAAGAGCCCTTTTGAGAATGGGAGTACAAAAAGATGATAAGATTGCGGTCATTTCATCAAACAACAGAACCGAGTGGCATATTGTAGACATTGGGATTCTGCAAACCGGAGCGCAAAATGTTCCTATATATCCTACTATTTCTGAAGAAGATTATGAGTATATCCTGAATCATTCCGGTTCTATTTACTGCATCGTTTCTGATGAAGAAGTTCTAAAGAAAGTAAATGCTATTAAAAATAACGTTCCCAATCTAAAAGAAGTTTTCTGCTTTAATACCATCTCCGGATGCAAAAACTGGACAGAATTACTGGAATTAGGTAAAGACGAAAGCAATCAGAGTGAAGTCGAAGCCAGAAAAGAAACCGTAACCACTGAAGACCTGGCAACAATCATCTATACTTCAGGAACTACCGGAAAACCGAAAGGTGTAATGCTATCTCATAAAAATATTGTTTCCAACGTATTGGGAAGCGAAAAAAGAATTCCGTTTCAAGCCGGAAAAAGTAAAGCGTTGAGCTTCCTTCCTATCTGTCATATTTTTGAAAGAATGGTTGTATATCTCTACCAGTATTATGGTGTGGGAATTTATTTTGCCGAATCGATTGACAAATTAAGCGATAACCTGAAAGAAACGAGACCGCATGTTATGACAGCTGTCCCAAGACTTTTAGAAAAAGTATATGATAAGATTTATGCCAAAGGTGCCGAACTTACCGGAATCAAGAAAAAGCTATTTTTCTGGGCGATTGAGCTTGGACTGAAATTTGAGCCTTACGGAAAAAATGGCTGGTGGTATGAATTCCAATTGGGAATTGCCAGAAAACTGATTTTCAGTAAGTGGAAAGAAGGTCTGGGTAACAATCTTGAACTGATGGTTTCCGGTAGTGCTGCATTACAACCAAGGCTGGCAAGAGTTTTTGCTGCTGCACAAATTCCTGTTATGGAAGGTTATGGACTAACCGAAACTTCTCCTGTAATTGCTGTAAACGATATGCGTAACCACGGATTCAAAATAGGAACCGTAGGCAAAGTGATTGATAATGTGGAAGTCAAGATTGCAGAAGACGGTGAAATCCTTTGTAAAGGTCCAAACGTAATGATGGGCTATTATAAAGACCCGGAGAAAACTGCCGAGGCAGTCAAAGACGGCTATTTCTATACAGGCGATATTGGATTGATTGATAAAGACGGTTTCCTGAAAATTACCGACAGGAAAAAAGAAATGTTCAAGACTTCAGGAGGAAAATACATCGCACCCCAATTAATTGAAAATGCAATGAAACAGTCCCGCTTTATTGGTGAAATTATGGTTATTGGCGATGGTGAAAAAATGCCGGGCGCTTTCATACAGCCTGATTTTGACTTCGTAAAACAATGGGCTGCTAAAAAAGGATTGTCTATTGGCTCCACAAACAAAGAGATTGTTGCCAACGAAGAAGTCAAGAAACGTTTTCAGGAAGAAGTGGATGACATCAACAAAAAATTCGGGCACTGGGAAATGATAAAGCGATTTGAACTGACGCCGGAAGTTTGGTCGATTGACGGAGGAGAACTTACCCCTACTTTAAAATTAAAACGTAAAAACGTCAAGGAAAAATACCAGAATTTGTATGATAAAATATACAGAGATGCTTAA